The Glycine max cultivar Williams 82 chromosome 17, Glycine_max_v4.0, whole genome shotgun sequence genome contains the following window.
ttacttttaataaaaaatataattaagaaaattatctaTATTACAAATTGTTTTTAACAAGATTttatatactaataattattaattttgaacttttaaactatttttgaacaaaatttctttcctttaaaataacttttcaatAAGATTTTCTATACTATTAAATCCATTGAAACTTTTCAAATATCTTATCTGTATTCTTGAACAAATTTTCTTTcctataaaataacttaatttgttttgcagtttttatttaaaagttaagcataaattctatatatatatatatatatatatatattttcatttagtatcatataaatcataaattcaCAAATAATTTAAGCATAAATTCTCGTTAAAAAAACTGAAGtgtgttattaataaaatagaaaaaaagatatattgatatcataaaaatagttaattaagaaaaataataaatgtttccATGTATAATATCATTGAAAGTTTAAAATTACCCATGAagatgatattataaaaaaatattacatttaatatttatatattataagcttaattattttgttccccacaatttttttagttaagctCCGCCATTAAGTAAAACACGTCTCGATgggttgaaagaaaaaaatgactatcagaataatatattataaaataagattaagTCATCTTAATTTATTAACACATAGATGCATTTAATGGAATGGGTAAGAATGAATTTATCTTAGTTACTACCGACctaaaattttgattgatttatCTATTTTAACCTAAACTCaccaaattaaaacattaataataGTATAGAATAACACAGTCAATTTCACTGTATActaaatcattaaattaaagatgtataaaattaaaattaaggtatgttttatggtatataatttgaaaaaaatatcaatgcaaatataatatcatatattatgCAAAATAGTATCCATTAATTcaagaaatattattattaactaataactattaaaaaatataaattctaaaaaaaatacatggtaACAACCAAGTTAAAATGACTTAGAAGAATAatttaagagtgtgtttggatgagacaatttaaaattttagagaaatttaaattttgagaatttcaaatgtttcaatttaaattcctttatttttaaaattttgtgtttggataccATGGTTGTGCTACTGAACCAGCTTGAAGAACCTTATCAACTGGTTCTTCTCTTCCAGCGAAAGCTTTTTGTCTCTGAAAATCATTCCTCGAGAATCCAGCACGTTCACCAAACCCGCATTCGCTTCATAGACGAAGCTCTCGTCGATTCCTTTGAACTCCAAATACTGTGCCGCGCCTGATTTCATCAACAGATCGATCGTCTTGTCCGCGCAGAACAACGCCCTCGGACCTCCCAAATCAATGTTGAATTTTCGTAAATTTTCGCTAAGAAACACGGATTCATCGTAGGTTGCGGTTTCCGCGTCGGTGTAGAAGGGTTGGTGGACAAGGTCGACGACAACGATATCGTCAGAGTTGGAAGATGCGACGACAGTTGCAGCAGAGGGGAGGGAGTGCGGGGAAGTGAGGTAGGAAGTGAGATTGTGGAAGGAGAGGGAAGCGAAGTGGCTATCGTAGAAGGAGTTGGGGTCAAGGTGGAGGATGGTTTTGCCGACGACAGAGGCGGCGACTGCGATGACGCATTCCGATAGGGCAGTGCCGACGATGATGAGATCGAAGTTGACGGGGTCAATGGAAGGGTAGGAGAAGACGACGATGATGAGGTACATTgagtttgagagagaaaaattcAAGAGTCAGTCatagaattttcaaatttacTCCTTTGaagatagaatttgaaattctattttttcaactaactaaattttttttaaaaattctaaaattttgaattccttttactaaaatatccaaacaattacttttaataaaaaaaatttaattccctataaaaaaaaatacattacctaGTTAAATTAccctatccaaacacactctaaaggTCTTCAAAACATATGAAGCCTACATTGTAAAACCTAAACAAAATAAGCAAGCTTCTACTTGAAATAGATTAGTGAAATGAGATGGACAATCAACATCCCTAGTCACTCGCAATACAACTTGGAGTTATTTTGGTGgttaaggaaaaagagaaagggaGAGATCATGGGTCAAATCTCTCACctacaaaaactaacaaattaacaattaacattcgacaataaaaaaaactagcaaacCCATCTTTTTAAGCTCGTGAACCAGTGGGAACTATTTTCTTCTGTATATCTAGTGTAGTGTTACATAGTTGCATTGTAGACTGTTCATATTTAAACAGTTGAAAATATATACACGTTCCCGGGGGAGAGTTACATACAGTATGCACAGCTTTTACATTGTAATGTGAGACAAAGGATGAAACAGGAGAGTTATTGTGACTCTCTGGAGATTAAGCTAAAATACCAGGAGCGTAACTTCAAAATAACCTCAGTTAATGCTTTTCgttttgtcaattttttgtcCTCGAAAGGGATGATCATCCTTAATTTCACTTGCAGCAGTAGTGAATGTGTTTAACTTCGCACATTCCCAACTGCTGTATCACTGAAATAAGCAGTGATCGCcttcaatttattatttaaataaactttcTCCACCTAGAACCACAATAGAGGAAAGGGTTAATTTTCAAGGGAAAAAAGATTTACTAAGCCACCAAAGAATGCAatgatgatattaaaaaaaataataatgaaccCCATATTAGTTCTATTATGCTTCACATAAGACCCAACGGTGAAGGCATTGAGATTTGAGAATCATAGTGtaccttgtttctttttttttttccttatggttGCTCCTATTTTACATTTTGCAACATGATTTATTCTTAACTCATTTAAGAATGGCTAACGTAACAACCAGCCAAGGCTGTACTTTTAGTTTcaagaaattttataaaataggacCCAAGCAGCTGAAGTTCAAATTAACCTACAGAGCTGTTTTTCAGTATTGACataacaaaatcatataaaaacttGATATTCTACAACCCAATAGTTAGGTACGCTTGGAAAGTTGGACATCCTAATCTTTTAGTTAACCAAAGACAGAGACAAAGAGTTACCACATTATACATTATACACCAATATAACAATTCATGACAACACATTCTTTTTTGTTCTGTTGTCTGTAACGAATACAATAACCTGATCATGTAAAACATAATTTCATTTCAATAGTTTACCAAGCAGACAAACACCCATAAAACTATCAACATTAAAATAGTCTTAACCCAAGTAAGACATATGGAATACTATTATAGATTACACTTCAAAATA
Protein-coding sequences here:
- the LOC100793139 gene encoding rab escort protein 1, coding for MYLIIVVFSYPSIDPVNFDLIIVGTALSECVIAVAASVVGKTILHLDPNSFYDSHFASLSFHNLTSYLTSPHSLPSAATVVASSNSDDIVVVDLVHQPFYTDAETATYDESVFLSENLRKFNIDLGGPRALFCADKTIDLLMKSGAAQYLEFKGIDESFVYEANAGLVNVLDSRGMIFRDKKLSLEEKNQLIRFFKLVQ